The genomic stretch GGACTTTCGGAATCATGCCGTCCTTAATCATACCTTGCTGGATCATCTGCTTTAATTCCGCATCGGTTACATGGCTCAGCATTTGTTTCTCCCCGTCAACCTGCCGATAAATGCCTGGTATATCACTGATAAAGCATAATTCTGCTTGAAGCGCCCGTGCAATAGCAGAAGCAGCCAGGTCAGCGTTTATATTGAACCTGGCATCTTCTTCTCCGCCAGCAAGCGGTGAAATGACAGGAATATTATCTTGTTCTACAATCTTCTCGATCAGCTCGGTGTTCACTTTTGTTACCGTTCCGACCAGCCCAAGTTTTGCTGCATTGGCTACAGGCTCTGCATAAAGCAGCTTACCGTCTAGTCCGCTAATCCCGTACGCGCTCGTTCTGGACATCAGCTTCCGGACAAGAAATTTATTCATCGCACCGCTTAATGCCATCTCCACCACATCAAGCACTTCTTCTGTTGTGACACGGAGTCCATCTACAAATTCTGCTTTTACTCCCGTTTGCTGCAGCAGTTCATTGATCAGCTTTCCGCCTCCATGCACAATGACCGGTTTCCAGTCGCCTTGCTTTTGAATCGCAGCGATATTGTCATAAAAATTGTCCGGCAGTTTATCAATGATGCTGCCGCCGCACTTAATTATTAAGAATCTCATCGGATAGCCCCCTCACGTCCGGTAGGAAGCATTGATTTTGACGTAGTCATAAGATAAATCACAGCCCCAGGCAGTCGCTTCTGCAGATCCTTCCTGCAGATCAATCGTGATTACTACGGTTTGCTGCTTCAATTGTTCACTAGCTGTTTGCTCATCAAATACAGCTGGTTTCCCTTCTTTAACAACTTGCACGTCACCAAGCCAAACGGAAATATTATTTGGATTATACGTTGCGCCGCTGTTTCCTGCAGCCATAATGATTCTGCCCCAGTTTGGATCTGCTCCATAGATGGCTGTTTTAACAAGACTAGAGGCAACAACTGTCTTCCCGATTGCACCAGCTTCCCCTGCCGATGCTGCATGCTGTACTCGAACTTCCACAAGCTTTGTTGCACCTTCTCCATCACGGGCAATCTTTTTCGCTAACTCTTGTGATACATAATGGAATGCTTCGTAAAACTTCTCCCACTCTGGGTGGTCTGCATGCAGCTCCTTATTGCCGGCTTTTCCGTTTGCAAGCACAAGCACCATATCATTGGTGCTCGTGTCTCCATCAACCGTAATCATATTATAAGACTGATCGGTCGATTGCTTGAGCAGCTGCTCCAGCACATCAGCAGGTATGGCGGCATCTGTCGTCACAAAGGCAAGCATCGTTGCCATGTTCGGATGGATCATACCAGAACCTTTCGCAGCACCGCCTATCGTAACTGGAACACCATCAATGGAGACGGTGACAGCAACTTGCTTCGTGCAAGTGTCTGTTGTCAAAATGGCATGAGCAAAATCATCCGCCTGACCTTGCGGCTCTATCGAATGAATACCATCAATCACTTTATCCATAGGCAGCTGGACACCGATTAAACCAGTTGAAGCTACTGCTGCATACGCTGCCGGAATGCCAAGCTGATCAGCAAATGTCTGCCGCATGGTATAAGCATTTATCAGCCCTTCTTCTCCTGTACAGGCATTGGCGTTCGCACTGTTCACAACAATCCCTTGTAGCTTCCCTTCTTGCTGAATGCTTTCTTCCGTCACAAGAAGCGGTGCAGCACGAAAGCTATTTAATGTATAAACGCCAGCAGCAGATGCCGGGATTTCCGAGTAAATCCATCCAAGATCCAGTTTATTTCCTTTTCGCAAACCAATAGCAGCCCCGCCCGCCTGGAAACCGCCAGGACTGCTGACATTTCCATCTTCTATGATTGTATATGCCGCTTGTTTTGTCTTTATCATGTTATTTCTCTCCTTTATGGATAAACCGGCAGCGTCCATAACCCTGCTGTCTGCTCCCAGCCCTGCATAATATTCATATTTTGAATGGCTTGCCCTGCTGCTCCCTTAACCAAATTATCAATTACAGATACGACTGTAAGTCTATTCGTACGTTCGTCCAAATGAAGCCCTATATCACAGAAATTACTAGCTGCTACTTCCTTCGTTGCCGGCCACTCGCCTAATGACCTAAGGCGAACAAATGGATGACTTGCATAATAGTTTTCATATGATTCCAATAATTCAGATGTTGTTTTATCGGTTGTAAGGTCCGCATACATTGTTGCCATAATACCGCGTGTCATCGGAACGAGCTGTGTGGTAAAGCTGACTGGATGCTGAGAACCGGATACGCCTGCTAACGCTTGTTCGATTTCTGGAATATGTTTGTGGGAACCTAGTTTATACGCTTTAATATTTTCATTTATCTCACTGTAGTGTGAAATGGCTGTTGGTGCCTTGCCAGCTCCGGATAGCCCGGATTTGGCATCAATAATAATAGAGGCTGGGTTGATGAGCCCGTTATGTACTGCCGGCAGCAGCCCAAGAAGCGTCGCCGTCGGATAACAGCCGGGGTTTGCTACGACATCAGCCTCGCTTATCTGCTTCGCGTTCAGCTCTGGAAGTCCATATACGGCTTTCTCTAATAGTTCTTCTGGAGCTGCATCCTGCTGATACCATTCTTTATAAACAGCGGCATCCCTTAATCGAAAATCACCTGCCAGATCGACACAGCGAATTCCTGCTTCTGCAAGTCTCGGGAGCAAATCTCTGCTCACACCCGGCGGAGCGGCAAAAAACGCAAAGTCCACCTGCTCACTTAATGCTTTTACATCAAAAGTTTCTAAACTTCCGGTTACAAACCCATCTGTATGCGGATAATAGTCCGTCAATGATCTCCCCGCACTAGAATGGGAGATAATTGTTTTTACTTCTGCATATGGATGTATATGCAAGAAACGCAGCAATTCTACCGCTCCATAACCTGTACCGCCAATTATTGCTACTTTCAAGACTGCATCCTCCTCTAAACAAGTTCGAATTGATTAGTAATTATACTTTAGTGTGTATTTTTATTCAATAGTTCTGCATGAAGAAATTACAATTCAGCATGATTTTGCACTTCTTGACTCAACTTATAATACTATGTACAATTAGTGTATTGTTTTCATCACGGACTAACACAATTAAATGATGTAATGATGTAACAACGGTAGAAGTTAAGAAAAGTATCCTTATTGTCTAAAAAACTATGGAGGAGGATCTTGCATGACGCCGCTTATTTGGTTCTTATATGTCATCGTCCCAGTACTAGGAATGCTAGCCGCATTCATTCAAGCAGGCCGCATGAAGGAGGAAGGGGAAGATAACGAATGATTGCCACGTTTATCATTTACTTGGCTGCGGTATTCATTATTGGATACACCGCGGAAAAATTTATATCAAAAGGCGAGGAAGGATTTTATCTCGGAGACAGGAATTTCGGAGCTTTTTCTACCGCCATTAGTGCAGGAGCAACAGACTCCAGCGGGTGGATCTTCATTGGAGCTGCCGGTCAAGCATATCTTGCAGGTATCTCGACCATGTGGATGCTGCCCGGATTCCTGATTGGTTATTTTGTGAACTGGTTTGTCGTTGCTCCTAGATTACGTAAGTTTTCCGAGAAATCGGAGGCATTAAGTATGTCTGACTTCTTCGAAAAACGCTTCAATGATAAATCGCACTTATTAAAAATCACCTCTAGCGTCATCATCATCATTTTCTTTGTTGCCTATATGGGGTCTCAGCTATCTGCTGCAGGTAAAACGTTAGATGCTGTCATTGATTTCGATTTCAATACAGGCCTTGTACTTAGTGGTATCTTCGTATTGGGCTATTCCATTCTGGGCGGATATCGTTCGGTTATGGTTACCGACGTTACCCAAGGGGTTATGATGTTACTTGTTCTAGCTGGTTTCCCGCTCTATATGATTTTGTTCCAGCTTGGCGGTTTTGGTACGTTTTTTGATACAGTGAGAAGTATTGACCCATTACTTGCTTCACCAGCAGCAGGAAATATTGGTTCCCTCGCAGTTGGGGTAATTATCGGTCACATCGCATTTGGTTTTGGTGTACCAGGTCAGCCGCATATATCGCAGCGCTTTTTGTCTGCTAAAGACAATAGCACTATTAAGCAAGGATCGATTATTGCGATGGCATGGATTATCATCTCTATGACAGGAGCTAACCTGCTTGGATTAATCGGCCGTGTCTTGCTTCCTAACTTAGAGGATCCGGAATATGTATTCCCTACTGTTGCGATGGAAGTATCGCACCCGATTATTGCCGGTGTTATTGTTGGTGCTATCTTTGCCGCCATTCAATCGACATTTTCTTCGCAGCTGATGGTGACAACGCAAGCAATTGCAAGTGATATTTGGAAATCCATTTCGAAGAAAGAATACTCAAGCAAACAATCTCTTATTATCAGCCGGACGGCTATGGTAGTTCTGACGCTGCTTGCTATTGGTATAGCGCTGCTCAATTTACAATCAGTCTTTGCACTTGTTCAATATGCATGGGCTGGATTAGCAGCAAGCTTTGCTCCGGTTCTTATATTCAGTCTTTACTCGAATATTGCTACTAAATGGGGGGCCTTCTCCAGTATGATTACTGGTTCACTTGTGACGGTAATCTGGAAAGGTTTAGGCTTGGATGCGTATCTGTACGAGATTATCCCAGGCTTAGTTATTTCAACACTTGTACTGCTCATTGTCAGCAAACTAACTAAACAGCGTGACAATGCTCCACTGAAAGAAGAAAGCATGAATCTGTAAAACGGAAGACAGGTTTGCCAGGATTATAGCGGCAAACCTGTTTTTTACCGTGATAACGTTGACTTTCCTAGTGAACCTTCCTATTATTAGGTTCAGCTATTCTATTTAAAAGGATGAGACGATGTGAAAATTAAGTCTTTGTATAAGACCATCTATGATGATCTTGTCAGTAAGATCATGAGCGGATACTATAAAGAAGGCCAAAAGCTTCCATCTGAAAAAGAACTGGATCAGCTTTATCATGCAAGCAGAACACCTGTGAGACAGGCCTTATCCAAACTGGAAAGTGACGGTTTTATCTACAGGCTTCAAGGGCGCGGATCCTTTGTATCTGACAATCGCCCAAAACAGCTATGGACAAGAATGACTGGATTTACCAATTACTACTTAAGTGAATGGGAAAAAATCACTTCACGTACAATCGATGTTGAGAAAGTACCAGCACCAGCCGCGATTTCTCCGCTGCTGAAGTTAACGGACGGTGACAATGAGCTGCTGACCAAAATGACGCGCATTCGTTTCTATGATGGTGATCCTATCATTTATTTACAGCATTATCTGCACCCGCGTTTCCCAGTTGAATCGCTGCAATCAAATGAAAATTTCTTCTCTATTGCAGAAATTTTAAATGAAGAGTTCCAGGTGAAGGTAGCACGAGCGGATGAAGAAATCGAGGCTATTATGGCTGATGATTACTTAAAAGATGTCCTCCAGCTGGATGATGCACACACTCCTTTAATCAAGGTAACCAGAACATCTTATACGGCAGCAGATGAACCCGTAGATGTAAATGTTTACTATGTTAATTCGAAAAAGTGGAAATTCGAAGTAAGCTTTCGTCAGAGCGAGAAAAATTTCGAGTTTTTCTGAATACAGAAGCTGGGACATAACAGTTTAAGCTATATAAAAATCCAAACAATACTGCAATCACCAGCAGCATTGTTTGGATTTTTGCATGGGAACGAAGATGAGAGCATCACTAGTGTAGATAGAATACGTAGACTCCTCGAAAAAGATAGCGATTTTCTTGTCGGTGTCAACTTCAAAAGCCACTCTTGGTCCAACGATAACAGCTAAAGTTAGAAAGCAGCAGATCAGAGGCCTGCATTAAAAAGTATGAATCTAGTCATCGTTTGCTTTTAGGATAAATTAATCTTGTTTTGTCCCTAGCTCTTGTATTGCTTCATGAAAATCGTTGCACGAACAAAGAAATATGTTATACTGCAATCAAACAGAGTGTAAGCGCTAACAAAATGTACACTTGCACTTTTCCGCTGCTGTTGTACAATTTGATGTGGCAAAATGCTAGTAGGGGGAGAATGATGATGCGATCCAAAAAGACGCTTATTCATGTTGCTGTAGATATCAACCAGACTGCAAATCAATTCAAATCAAGCATTGTACTTGTAATGGATAATAAGGTAGTGGATGCGAAAAGCATGCTTGGCCTTTCTAATTCGGTGCTTACTTCAGACTTTTTCCGCTTGGAAATATACGGTGAAGATGCGGAAGAAGCGAAAAAAGCAATGCGGGATGTGTTCTTAAGTAACGGGCTGCCTGTTGAAATCAGTGACAAATAAACACAAGAAAAGACAGCTCAGCCGAGAGGGCGAGCTGTCTTTTTTATTTACAATCGTGATGGTTTCGGAATGATAGCATTCCGAAGCTGGCCGAGACCTTCTATTTCAATCTCGACTACGTCCCCTTCTTTCAAGAACTGTGGCGGATCCATCGCAAAACCAACACCATTCGGAGTGCCGGTCATAATGATATCCCCCGGCTCCAACGTCATAATGCCTGAGATGAATGAAATGAGATGCGGAACAGAGAAAATAAGCTGTCCTGTATTAGAGTCCTGGCGCTTCTCCCCGTTCACAAACGTCCGAATTGCAAGATTGGATACATCTTCAATCTCATCAGCAGTGACAAGGTACGGTCCCATTGGCGCACTTCGATCCAGCGTCTTCCCTTGCAGGAACTGCGGTGTCCGCCGCTGCAGATCACGTGCTGTCACATCGTTGGCAATTGTGTAGCCAGCTATGTATTCCATTGCCTCTTTCTCCGGTACTTCTTGCGCTCTTCTGCCAATGACAACCGCAAGCTCCCCCTCATAGTCCAGCTTTTCAGTTAGCTTCGAATGGTATACACCTTGGTCATGTGCACAAACCGCATTCACAAATTTACCGAACAGAACTGGATATTCCGGCAGTTCTCTGCCCATTTCTTCTATATGATCTTTATAATTCAAGCCTACACAAATAATCTTACTAGGGCTTGGTACTGGCGGTCCTACTTTCACTTCTTCTGCTCTGTATTGCACAGTCTCAAGCCCCTCTGTGAGAGCAAATGCCTCCGCTCGGTAAGCACGCTTCAATGCTTGTGGGCCCATTTGGTAGAATACATGCGGATCAGCGGGAAGCAGGCTCGCTACCGACATCGCTAAATCCACTTCTCCCTCTGCCAATAGAAAATGCCGATATGCCTCTTGCAGATCAATGACACGTCCCTCAACACTGCTTCCAATTCGATATGGGTGCAGCTCTTTTCCAGCTTTATAGGTTACTAGCTTCATTATGCAGTTCCCCTCCATTGTTCGAATACTCAAAATTAATTCTCTCTTCTATGATATAGTAAGAAAGTCAGACAGCATAGAAGAAAGGGAGTCTTAGAATGAAAAATGTTTACTTGAATCATGATGGCGGTGTAGATGATTTAATATCGCTATACCTGCTGCTAAAAATGGAGAATGTAAAGCTTATTGGCTGTTCCGTTATTCCAGCTGATTGCTATTTGGAACCCGCATTATCAGCTAGTCGTAAAATTAATGACAAATTCGGTATTCCAGAGACACTGGAAATAGCTGCATCTACTTCGCGTGGCAAAAATCCTTTTCCAAAAGATTGGCGCATGCATGCTTTCTTCGTTGATGCGCTCCCGATTCTAAATGAACAGCTTCCCGTGCAAACAAAGGTTGCTGAAAAGCCAGCACACTTAGATCTAATTGAAAAGCTGAAAGCGCAAAAAGAGAAAACAACTCTTATCTTCATTGGACCGCTGA from Terribacillus sp. DMT04 encodes the following:
- a CDS encoding sodium/proline symporter — its product is MIATFIIYLAAVFIIGYTAEKFISKGEEGFYLGDRNFGAFSTAISAGATDSSGWIFIGAAGQAYLAGISTMWMLPGFLIGYFVNWFVVAPRLRKFSEKSEALSMSDFFEKRFNDKSHLLKITSSVIIIIFFVAYMGSQLSAAGKTLDAVIDFDFNTGLVLSGIFVLGYSILGGYRSVMVTDVTQGVMMLLVLAGFPLYMILFQLGGFGTFFDTVRSIDPLLASPAAGNIGSLAVGVIIGHIAFGFGVPGQPHISQRFLSAKDNSTIKQGSIIAMAWIIISMTGANLLGLIGRVLLPNLEDPEYVFPTVAMEVSHPIIAGVIVGAIFAAIQSTFSSQLMVTTQAIASDIWKSISKKEYSSKQSLIISRTAMVVLTLLAIGIALLNLQSVFALVQYAWAGLAASFAPVLIFSLYSNIATKWGAFSSMITGSLVTVIWKGLGLDAYLYEIIPGLVISTLVLLIVSKLTKQRDNAPLKEESMNL
- a CDS encoding fumarylacetoacetate hydrolase family protein — protein: MKLVTYKAGKELHPYRIGSSVEGRVIDLQEAYRHFLLAEGEVDLAMSVASLLPADPHVFYQMGPQALKRAYRAEAFALTEGLETVQYRAEEVKVGPPVPSPSKIICVGLNYKDHIEEMGRELPEYPVLFGKFVNAVCAHDQGVYHSKLTEKLDYEGELAVVIGRRAQEVPEKEAMEYIAGYTIANDVTARDLQRRTPQFLQGKTLDRSAPMGPYLVTADEIEDVSNLAIRTFVNGEKRQDSNTGQLIFSVPHLISFISGIMTLEPGDIIMTGTPNGVGFAMDPPQFLKEGDVVEIEIEGLGQLRNAIIPKPSRL
- a CDS encoding HPr family phosphocarrier protein, whose amino-acid sequence is MMRSKKTLIHVAVDINQTANQFKSSIVLVMDNKVVDAKSMLGLSNSVLTSDFFRLEIYGEDAEEAKKAMRDVFLSNGLPVEISDK
- the argJ gene encoding bifunctional glutamate N-acetyltransferase/amino-acid acetyltransferase ArgJ; amino-acid sequence: MIKTKQAAYTIIEDGNVSSPGGFQAGGAAIGLRKGNKLDLGWIYSEIPASAAGVYTLNSFRAAPLLVTEESIQQEGKLQGIVVNSANANACTGEEGLINAYTMRQTFADQLGIPAAYAAVASTGLIGVQLPMDKVIDGIHSIEPQGQADDFAHAILTTDTCTKQVAVTVSIDGVPVTIGGAAKGSGMIHPNMATMLAFVTTDAAIPADVLEQLLKQSTDQSYNMITVDGDTSTNDMVLVLANGKAGNKELHADHPEWEKFYEAFHYVSQELAKKIARDGEGATKLVEVRVQHAASAGEAGAIGKTVVASSLVKTAIYGADPNWGRIIMAAGNSGATYNPNNISVWLGDVQVVKEGKPAVFDEQTASEQLKQQTVVITIDLQEGSAEATAWGCDLSYDYVKINASYRT
- the argB gene encoding acetylglutamate kinase; translation: MRFLIIKCGGSIIDKLPDNFYDNIAAIQKQGDWKPVIVHGGGKLINELLQQTGVKAEFVDGLRVTTEEVLDVVEMALSGAMNKFLVRKLMSRTSAYGISGLDGKLLYAEPVANAAKLGLVGTVTKVNTELIEKIVEQDNIPVISPLAGGEEDARFNINADLAASAIARALQAELCFISDIPGIYRQVDGEKQMLSHVTDAELKQMIQQGMIKDGMIPKVQAALEALEQGAEKVTIVSGLAENSLLQLVNGNVEGTTITLSEEAYHV
- a CDS encoding GntR family transcriptional regulator, producing the protein MKIKSLYKTIYDDLVSKIMSGYYKEGQKLPSEKELDQLYHASRTPVRQALSKLESDGFIYRLQGRGSFVSDNRPKQLWTRMTGFTNYYLSEWEKITSRTIDVEKVPAPAAISPLLKLTDGDNELLTKMTRIRFYDGDPIIYLQHYLHPRFPVESLQSNENFFSIAEILNEEFQVKVARADEEIEAIMADDYLKDVLQLDDAHTPLIKVTRTSYTAADEPVDVNVYYVNSKKWKFEVSFRQSEKNFEFF
- the argC gene encoding N-acetyl-gamma-glutamyl-phosphate reductase; this translates as MKVAIIGGTGYGAVELLRFLHIHPYAEVKTIISHSSAGRSLTDYYPHTDGFVTGSLETFDVKALSEQVDFAFFAAPPGVSRDLLPRLAEAGIRCVDLAGDFRLRDAAVYKEWYQQDAAPEELLEKAVYGLPELNAKQISEADVVANPGCYPTATLLGLLPAVHNGLINPASIIIDAKSGLSGAGKAPTAISHYSEINENIKAYKLGSHKHIPEIEQALAGVSGSQHPVSFTTQLVPMTRGIMATMYADLTTDKTTSELLESYENYYASHPFVRLRSLGEWPATKEVAASNFCDIGLHLDERTNRLTVVSVIDNLVKGAAGQAIQNMNIMQGWEQTAGLWTLPVYP